A genomic region of Saprospiraceae bacterium contains the following coding sequences:
- a CDS encoding PKD domain-containing protein — MNPKTIFAIAIIALFCTSVYSQCTISGPVDVCKTIEYVYNINPGPDQTVRWRLVNRLGKFITINIDHCMIQWEKTGTETLLAEIRSSTGAIVSICSLNISVAHFEEFDIKPIPNEGGASENKTYNFCKNTDLKFLTMQHGDYSYSWTYNGIPVGNNSNTVEFNSGNQPTGELCLVVQNLINLCMRTLCIQLNLFDPPVIDFQWYGGNDPSLLNICLGDEILFTNNSVHENDNLYVWELIQAGSTLSSSSTRSINTPFLTSYLDPGNYTVRLTGYNITKCKMIKEVFVTVDQNTKLQINNIRNTVCEGEEIHYSVDDVCQQYVWAVEHGQFNPAPGNNPAANVIWQQPGPGGVGTIFVTPSNCQSSICNATSKEHVFIIPSDLDNYISGTQTICYVEPNIGVIYSAPKWPGFEYDWDVTGQGTENFIKTEKSNEFTVRISSGFTGTFTVVLNLSSSIINCTATGTLQVNVYDNKIIDQTPVHCYGTDASFSIENYNSNMTVHWSLLYNGIEVLNTTDYPLLVSKDLLVKAGIYNLFAQVQMNSMECSQNLQFTVKNPVQSPIEITGQPYICPGQEYMYSIVETSPGDVEWDIIGGTITGQPMKNHIMILWFTNQTTYQVSARWIQGDCESEWTSLAVFSKENLTAAISGPNPVCNASTTEYTINYPNAQSYTWRIDPPSVGQIIAGQSSHVVTVEWNNVSQSTQAKVIVDILDCNLSKYYELLVTVNKGTSPVILGNPCVDQSSALVVNAFGADEYFWDFGDGTTMTTPTNVAYYIYQTEGSYFVKVSWNESSNCYDQNYANGWVTAFNQEKIDIYPYKCRIDQNNNTVEDCIPLDCLEPEDSYILKFYTTQFAGVSEYRWEVTKPNSATEYYTTTLPYLELEQSINGPYIGAQVIVRTDHNAINRKCIIADTFDIPLCIINQGECEHDPVTVNIIEDGWEGCTIYKYHGVILPDPFFYPVKSRWWAVNDGFTNPKYEIENPGQLLLRQSEFKKAGVFSVTLNATVYQTGSMVDTCITPESDVRPVIINIVPRIVSQFECTGIEYQLRAKAVGSLYSVPFLPGATYTWYKDNTSNVLGSGEEIVIPPASLSSNFTLILIGDYGGKSCTTQTNIELPEVFDLAFQPDIKACEGSIVEFGLQGTGADQITSYYWQFGDGSFSFAANPNKVYASDGSYTITLTVKNQYGCELILTKDIYTFFRNLNPIYGYSAYYLKPGDNTKYSVGSNLDPILFSVQNYTGSITLIVEAYKTSNPNEICAFLELDITVLPKPQITLAVDTISCNPRLLKIRETSSREVTWFLEQTEISTGLFILTNTAGTYTANYISPEGCISAGFKIIFPNPLLHINLEGVYTLCDSMLYDNDPLSPKLFGFIDNTGGPIPISQFKLFGDETLASFEQDLGNQQTSVQPSIVLSPLMKNKYIRLWVRDNYQCEYISEPFHFLTKPCSCEEIISSQIDIIHDKTQSGYDYYNVKGIFELPDEFEICPTDGILFGKLEIVGSVETRKLSNGKTELRAYVRQAIGACDGLDTVTLAICFEELRCESTIPVEYECCPDDPQECMIQNVGCILCHYPQYGYFTTDIRIIPSNIFWSKSWLHKFKCKSALSWYTNCF, encoded by the coding sequence TTCCACCGGGGCGATCGTTTCCATTTGCTCATTGAATATTTCAGTTGCTCATTTTGAAGAATTTGACATAAAACCCATACCTAATGAAGGTGGTGCGTCAGAGAACAAAACGTACAACTTTTGTAAAAACACCGATTTGAAATTTCTGACAATGCAGCATGGTGATTATTCGTATTCGTGGACTTACAACGGCATACCGGTTGGTAATAATTCAAATACAGTAGAATTTAATTCCGGAAATCAGCCTACAGGAGAATTATGTCTCGTTGTTCAAAATCTGATTAATTTATGTATGAGAACCTTATGTATCCAGCTCAATTTATTTGATCCACCTGTCATTGACTTTCAATGGTACGGGGGCAACGATCCTTCGCTTTTGAATATTTGTCTCGGTGATGAAATCCTCTTTACCAATAACTCAGTACATGAAAATGACAATCTTTATGTCTGGGAATTGATACAGGCTGGATCCACATTATCAAGTTCATCTACCAGATCCATAAATACTCCATTTTTAACTTCATATCTTGATCCTGGCAACTACACAGTAAGGCTTACCGGATACAACATCACTAAATGTAAAATGATAAAAGAAGTTTTCGTTACAGTCGATCAAAACACAAAATTGCAAATCAACAACATCAGAAATACTGTATGTGAAGGAGAAGAAATACATTACTCGGTAGATGATGTTTGTCAGCAATATGTTTGGGCTGTTGAACATGGCCAATTTAATCCGGCTCCTGGGAATAATCCGGCAGCCAATGTAATCTGGCAGCAACCCGGCCCAGGTGGTGTTGGGACTATTTTTGTCACCCCTTCCAATTGTCAATCTTCGATTTGTAATGCTACAAGCAAAGAGCATGTGTTCATTATTCCATCAGACTTAGACAATTATATCAGTGGTACACAAACTATTTGCTATGTTGAACCCAATATTGGTGTTATATATTCAGCTCCAAAATGGCCGGGGTTTGAATATGACTGGGATGTCACGGGACAGGGAACCGAAAATTTTATCAAAACGGAAAAATCAAATGAGTTTACCGTCAGGATCAGCAGTGGTTTTACAGGTACATTTACGGTCGTTTTGAATTTAAGTTCAAGTATAATAAATTGTACAGCTACCGGCACATTACAAGTAAATGTTTATGATAACAAAATCATTGATCAAACTCCGGTGCATTGTTATGGGACAGATGCCAGTTTTAGCATCGAAAATTACAATTCAAATATGACAGTCCATTGGTCATTGTTGTACAATGGCATCGAAGTATTAAATACTACAGATTATCCTTTACTTGTAAGTAAAGATCTGTTGGTTAAAGCAGGTATCTATAATTTATTTGCACAGGTGCAGATGAATAGTATGGAGTGCAGTCAGAATTTGCAATTCACGGTTAAAAATCCGGTCCAAAGCCCAATTGAAATAACAGGCCAACCATATATATGTCCCGGACAGGAATATATGTACAGTATTGTCGAAACATCACCAGGTGATGTAGAATGGGATATTATTGGTGGAACCATTACAGGTCAACCAATGAAAAATCATATAATGATTTTGTGGTTCACCAATCAAACCACGTATCAAGTATCGGCCCGTTGGATACAAGGCGATTGTGAATCTGAGTGGACCTCGCTTGCTGTGTTCAGTAAAGAAAACCTGACCGCAGCTATAAGTGGTCCTAATCCTGTTTGCAATGCATCTACAACCGAATACACCATCAATTATCCCAATGCCCAATCCTATACCTGGCGTATTGATCCTCCATCAGTTGGGCAGATCATTGCCGGTCAAAGTTCGCATGTGGTGACAGTTGAATGGAATAATGTGAGCCAATCTACCCAGGCTAAGGTAATTGTAGATATTCTGGATTGTAACCTGAGTAAATATTATGAACTACTCGTTACTGTTAATAAAGGGACTTCACCGGTTATATTAGGAAACCCTTGTGTTGATCAGTCGAGTGCTCTGGTCGTAAACGCTTTTGGTGCTGATGAATATTTCTGGGATTTTGGCGATGGAACGACGATGACAACACCGACAAATGTTGCGTACTATATCTATCAAACCGAAGGGAGTTACTTTGTAAAAGTAAGTTGGAATGAAAGTTCCAATTGTTATGATCAAAATTATGCAAATGGCTGGGTGACTGCTTTTAATCAGGAAAAAATTGACATTTACCCTTATAAATGTAGGATTGATCAAAACAATAATACAGTTGAAGATTGCATTCCATTAGATTGTTTAGAACCTGAAGACAGTTATATTTTAAAATTCTACACAACTCAATTTGCAGGTGTTTCAGAATATCGCTGGGAAGTGACCAAACCAAATAGTGCCACCGAGTATTATACCACTACATTGCCATACTTAGAACTGGAACAATCTATCAATGGACCATACATAGGAGCCCAAGTCATAGTGCGAACAGATCACAATGCTATAAATCGAAAATGCATAATCGCAGATACATTTGATATCCCTTTATGCATTATTAATCAAGGAGAATGTGAACACGATCCGGTGACTGTAAATATAATTGAAGATGGATGGGAAGGATGTACAATATATAAGTATCATGGAGTAATATTACCCGACCCATTCTTTTATCCAGTCAAAAGTCGTTGGTGGGCTGTTAACGACGGTTTTACAAATCCGAAATATGAAATCGAAAATCCTGGTCAGTTATTACTCCGCCAATCAGAGTTTAAGAAAGCCGGTGTGTTTTCCGTTACGCTCAATGCCACCGTATATCAGACGGGAAGCATGGTAGATACCTGTATTACCCCTGAAAGCGATGTAAGGCCTGTAATAATTAATATCGTGCCGAGAATTGTATCGCAGTTTGAATGTACAGGTATAGAATATCAGCTCAGGGCGAAAGCTGTAGGAAGTCTTTATTCTGTGCCATTTCTTCCTGGAGCTACTTATACATGGTATAAGGATAATACTTCCAATGTACTTGGAAGTGGGGAAGAAATCGTCATACCTCCAGCAAGCCTGAGCAGTAATTTTACTCTTATCTTAATTGGAGATTACGGCGGTAAGTCTTGTACTACTCAAACAAATATTGAGTTGCCTGAAGTTTTTGATCTTGCATTTCAACCAGACATCAAGGCCTGTGAAGGTTCTATTGTCGAATTTGGGCTGCAAGGTACAGGTGCAGACCAGATCACATCGTACTATTGGCAATTTGGTGATGGTAGTTTTTCGTTTGCAGCAAATCCAAATAAAGTTTATGCATCAGATGGAAGTTATACAATAACATTGACTGTTAAGAATCAATATGGATGCGAACTAATTCTGACAAAAGATATTTATACTTTTTTCAGAAATCTCAATCCTATTTACGGCTACAGTGCATACTATTTGAAGCCCGGAGACAACACTAAATACAGTGTTGGTAGCAATTTAGACCCGATACTATTTTCTGTTCAGAATTATACAGGCTCAATTACATTAATAGTTGAGGCATATAAAACCTCAAATCCAAACGAAATCTGCGCATTCTTAGAACTTGATATCACGGTATTGCCTAAACCTCAGATAACTTTGGCTGTAGATACGATTTCTTGCAATCCAAGACTTCTGAAAATCAGGGAAACCTCAAGCAGGGAAGTTACCTGGTTTTTAGAACAGACCGAAATCAGCACAGGGCTATTTATTCTCACGAATACGGCAGGAACCTATACTGCAAATTACATTTCACCTGAAGGTTGTATTTCAGCTGGATTCAAAATTATATTTCCTAACCCATTGTTACATATCAATCTGGAAGGAGTTTATACTCTTTGTGATTCAATGCTCTATGACAATGATCCATTGTCACCTAAGTTATTTGGCTTTATTGATAATACTGGTGGTCCAATTCCCATATCGCAATTTAAATTATTCGGTGATGAAACTTTGGCATCTTTTGAGCAAGATTTAGGCAATCAGCAAACTTCTGTGCAACCTTCCATTGTATTAAGCCCATTGATGAAAAATAAATATATCAGACTTTGGGTAAGAGATAATTATCAATGCGAGTACATTTCTGAACCTTTTCATTTTTTGACAAAGCCCTGCAGTTGTGAGGAAATTATCTCCAGTCAAATCGATATAATCCATGACAAGACCCAAAGTGGCTATGACTATTACAATGTTAAAGGCATTTTTGAATTACCTGATGAATTTGAAATTTGTCCAACGGATGGGATTTTATTTGGCAAATTGGAAATAGTCGGCTCTGTTGAAACCAGAAAGCTGAGCAATGGAAAGACAGAACTCAGGGCATATGTACGACAAGCCATTGGAGCTTGTGATGGATTAGATACTGTAACATTGGCAATTTGTTTTGAAGAATTAAGATGTGAATCAACAATTCCTGTTGAATATGAATGTTGTCCTGATGATCCACAGGAATGTATGATACAAAATGTTGGTTGTATACTATGTCATTACCCACAAT